One Devosia lacusdianchii genomic window carries:
- a CDS encoding DUF2147 domain-containing protein, translating into MTFVKTIAAAALTLFVAAPAFAGDLTPVGTWQTSTGESRYTVSYCGDGTQLCAKLTWLRKDAQTPENLALLNKYVVQGAKATAENKWRGTVRYDGHTVSGSVTLVSDDRLSLSGCQLIACQKVDFFRL; encoded by the coding sequence CTGTTTGTCGCCGCACCCGCTTTCGCTGGGGATCTGACCCCGGTCGGCACCTGGCAGACCTCAACCGGTGAGTCGCGCTACACAGTGAGCTATTGCGGCGACGGCACCCAGCTTTGTGCCAAGCTCACCTGGCTGCGCAAGGATGCCCAGACGCCGGAAAACCTGGCGCTGCTCAACAAATATGTGGTGCAGGGCGCCAAGGCGACGGCCGAGAACAAGTGGCGTGGCACCGTAAGATATGACGGCCACACCGTTTCCGGCTCGGTGACGCTGGTCAGTGACGACAGGCTTTCGCTATCGGGCTGCCAGTTGATCGCCTGCCAGAAGGTGGATTTCTTCCGGCTTTGA
- a CDS encoding DNA-packaging protein — MTSSTAVEGAVVVAALSDDEAYNRYFDWSEWAYDQQREPDGNWTTWLFMGGRGCGKTRTGAEWVRRLVARKVSPIALVGETMVEAMAVMVRGPSGILSVCRDDERPTIRGAQLIWRNGVEATLFSASDPDRFRGPQFAAAWCDEVAKWPNAEAAWDMLQFALRLGDKPQQLATTTPRPTALLRRLIGDPRTVVSRMRTEDNKAHLAPDFMEEVVGRYRGSVLGRQELDGELIEDMPDALWQRSMFRRFDGGDIGRIVVAVDPPVTGTARSDACGIVVAGRVGDGVVILEDRTLKPAAPLDWARRAVAAFEAHGADAIVVEVNQGGDLVQQLIGQVDAKVPVRAVRANRGKWLRAEPVAALYGRGLVRHVDGLTALEDEMCAFGPDGKSDGHSPDRVDALVWAVTDLLLNESRPRVRGL, encoded by the coding sequence TTGACCAGTTCAACCGCCGTTGAGGGCGCCGTTGTCGTCGCTGCCCTCTCCGACGACGAGGCCTATAATCGATACTTCGATTGGTCGGAGTGGGCCTATGATCAGCAAAGGGAGCCGGATGGAAACTGGACGACCTGGCTGTTCATGGGCGGGCGCGGTTGCGGCAAGACGCGAACCGGAGCCGAGTGGGTTCGACGCCTCGTTGCTCGCAAGGTTTCGCCGATCGCGCTGGTAGGCGAAACTATGGTGGAGGCGATGGCGGTGATGGTCCGCGGGCCAAGCGGCATTTTGTCGGTATGCCGTGACGACGAGCGGCCGACAATTCGCGGTGCACAGCTCATCTGGAGGAATGGCGTGGAAGCCACGCTATTCTCGGCCTCTGATCCGGATCGTTTCCGCGGCCCGCAATTTGCGGCCGCCTGGTGCGACGAGGTCGCCAAATGGCCCAATGCCGAGGCGGCCTGGGATATGTTGCAATTTGCCCTGCGGCTTGGTGACAAGCCCCAGCAACTGGCAACGACGACGCCAAGGCCGACAGCATTGCTGCGTCGCCTGATTGGCGACCCGCGCACGGTGGTTAGCCGGATGCGGACCGAAGATAATAAGGCGCATCTGGCTCCCGACTTCATGGAAGAGGTGGTTGGCCGCTACCGCGGCTCGGTGCTGGGGCGGCAGGAACTGGATGGGGAATTGATCGAGGATATGCCCGACGCCTTGTGGCAGCGGAGCATGTTTAGGCGGTTTGACGGCGGGGACATTGGCCGGATCGTCGTGGCGGTCGATCCGCCGGTGACGGGAACCGCGCGATCGGATGCTTGCGGCATTGTGGTGGCGGGCCGGGTCGGCGACGGCGTGGTGATACTGGAAGATCGGACGCTGAAACCGGCGGCGCCGCTGGACTGGGCGCGGCGGGCAGTGGCGGCGTTCGAGGCGCATGGGGCCGATGCCATCGTGGTCGAGGTCAACCAGGGCGGTGATCTGGTGCAACAGCTGATCGGGCAGGTTGACGCCAAGGTGCCGGTGCGCGCGGTGCGGGCGAACAGGGGCAAGTGGCTGCGGGCGGAGCCGGTGGCCGCGCTCTATGGGCGCGGGCTGGTGCGCCATGTCGATGGGCTGACGGCGCTGGAGGATGAGATGTGCGCGTTTGGGCCGGATGGCAAGAGTGACGGGCATTCGCCCGACCGCGTGGATGCGCTGGTGTGGGCGGTGACGGATTTGCTGCTGAACGAGAGCCGACCACGCGTGCGGGGGCTTTAG
- a CDS encoding phage portal protein — protein sequence MPNWISRLLGGQTNTPAERKSGNGQTLLSLSQLGAAQWSNRGFVSLVNQGFARNPVVYRCVRLIAETANRVPLVVQENGRRVDEHPLATLLARPNGRQSGGEMLEAVYAYLQTAGNAYLQAGLVDGEVKGLFCLRPDRMKVVAGGDGWPIAYDYTAGGRTLRLRQDEGVVPSVLHMALFHPLDDHYGMAPLEAAQTSLDIHNAAGQWNKALLDNAARPSGALVYSTSNGSLTEDQFDRLKAELEENFSGAGNAGRPMLLEGGLDWRAMALSPRDMDFIEAKHAAARDIALAFGVPPMLLGIPGDNTYANLAEANRALWRQTLIPLVVRVADELSNWLSPGFGGAVVVPDFDGVEALAEDRAALWSRVGAAEFLSDAEKRAMLGV from the coding sequence ATGCCGAACTGGATCAGCCGCCTGCTGGGCGGGCAGACAAACACGCCCGCCGAACGGAAATCGGGCAATGGGCAGACGCTCCTCAGCCTTAGCCAGCTTGGGGCGGCCCAATGGAGCAATCGGGGTTTTGTGAGCCTGGTCAACCAGGGCTTTGCGCGGAACCCTGTCGTGTATCGTTGCGTGCGGCTGATCGCCGAGACGGCCAACCGGGTGCCGCTGGTGGTGCAGGAGAATGGCCGGCGCGTCGACGAACATCCACTGGCGACGCTGCTGGCGCGGCCCAATGGGCGGCAATCGGGCGGGGAAATGCTGGAGGCGGTCTATGCTTATCTGCAGACGGCGGGGAATGCCTATCTGCAGGCGGGGCTGGTCGATGGCGAGGTCAAGGGACTGTTCTGCCTGCGGCCGGATCGCATGAAGGTGGTGGCTGGCGGTGATGGCTGGCCGATCGCTTATGACTATACAGCCGGAGGGCGCACCCTGCGGCTGCGGCAGGACGAGGGCGTGGTGCCTTCCGTGCTGCACATGGCGCTGTTTCATCCGCTTGACGACCACTACGGCATGGCTCCGCTCGAGGCGGCGCAGACCAGCCTCGATATTCACAATGCCGCCGGGCAATGGAACAAGGCGCTGCTCGACAATGCGGCACGGCCATCGGGGGCGCTGGTCTATTCCACCAGCAATGGCAGCCTGACCGAGGATCAGTTCGATAGGCTCAAGGCCGAGCTGGAGGAGAATTTCTCCGGGGCGGGCAATGCCGGGCGGCCGATGCTGCTCGAAGGCGGGCTCGACTGGCGGGCGATGGCGCTATCGCCGCGCGACATGGACTTCATCGAGGCCAAGCATGCCGCGGCGCGGGATATCGCGCTGGCCTTCGGCGTACCGCCCATGCTGCTCGGCATACCCGGCGACAACACCTACGCCAACCTGGCCGAGGCTAATCGGGCGCTGTGGCGGCAGACGCTGATCCCGCTGGTGGTGCGGGTGGCGGACGAACTGAGCAATTGGTTGTCGCCGGGCTTTGGAGGGGCGGTGGTGGTGCCGGATTTCGACGGGGTCGAGGCGCTGGCCGAGGATCGTGCGGCGCTGTGGAGCCGGGTTGGGGCGGCGGAGTTTTTGAGCGACGCAGAGAAGCGGGCGATGTTGGGGGTTTGA
- a CDS encoding HK97 family phage prohead protease, producing MASIPIDGDGRFSGYASVFNRVDAGGDIVMPGAFAKSLTKRRDRIRLLFQHDPKEPVGTWEAIGEDSHGLFVAGRLVAGVERADALRRLIEDGALDGLSIGFRTVKATREGGKRKLWQIDLFEISIVTFPMMEDARIAPSSLSTGAAIAAATQTIRNR from the coding sequence ATGGCCTCCATTCCCATTGATGGGGACGGGCGGTTTTCGGGCTATGCGAGCGTGTTCAACCGGGTCGATGCCGGCGGCGATATCGTCATGCCGGGGGCGTTTGCCAAGAGCCTGACGAAACGGCGCGATCGCATCCGATTGCTGTTTCAGCATGACCCCAAGGAGCCGGTCGGCACCTGGGAGGCGATCGGCGAGGACAGCCATGGGCTGTTCGTAGCCGGACGGCTGGTGGCGGGCGTCGAGCGGGCCGATGCGCTGCGGCGGCTGATCGAGGACGGCGCGCTTGATGGGCTCTCCATCGGCTTCCGCACCGTCAAGGCCACCCGCGAGGGCGGCAAGCGCAAGCTCTGGCAGATCGACCTGTTCGAAATTTCGATCGTGACTTTTCCGATGATGGAGGACGCGCGGATTGCGCCCTCATCGCTTTCGACCGGCGCCGCCATTGCGGCCGCCACCCAAACCATCCGCAACCGATAA
- a CDS encoding phage major capsid protein, which translates to MDMTSDGLETKAGAGSDIGALFAEFSHAFEEFKATNDQRLGELEKRGSADGLLEGKLDRLNAVLDGQKAAMDRALVDRARPLLDGKAVHLDREYKEAFSAYVKRGEEKALSTGVGADGGYVVPSETETEITRLMTAVSPIRAIAGVRQVSGAVYKRPISVTGPAVGWVGETAARPTTNSQTLAELSYPTMELYAMPAATSAFLDDAAVDVGQWIADEVNAAFAAQETTAFVTGDGVNKPKGFLTATAVAETSWSWGNLGYIPTGVAGALPASNASDVLIDLVYALKAGYRQNASWVMNRKVQGALRKLKDADGNYLWQPAATADGKARLMGFELVEAEDMPNIGANSLSIAFGDFRRGYLIVDRQGVSVLRDPFSSKPYVLFYTTKRVGGGIADFDAIKLLKFAVS; encoded by the coding sequence ATGGATATGACCAGTGACGGCCTTGAAACCAAGGCCGGCGCGGGGAGCGATATTGGCGCTCTCTTCGCCGAATTCTCGCATGCCTTCGAGGAGTTCAAGGCAACCAACGACCAGCGCCTGGGCGAACTGGAAAAGCGCGGCTCGGCCGATGGCCTGCTGGAAGGCAAGCTGGATCGGCTGAATGCCGTGCTCGATGGCCAGAAGGCGGCCATGGATCGCGCGCTCGTCGACCGTGCCCGTCCGCTGCTCGACGGCAAGGCCGTGCATCTGGACCGCGAATACAAGGAAGCGTTCAGCGCCTATGTGAAGCGCGGCGAGGAAAAGGCGCTGTCGACTGGCGTCGGCGCCGATGGCGGCTATGTGGTGCCATCAGAGACCGAGACCGAAATCACCCGGCTGATGACGGCGGTATCGCCGATCCGCGCCATTGCCGGCGTGCGGCAGGTGTCTGGCGCCGTCTACAAGCGGCCGATTTCGGTGACGGGGCCGGCAGTTGGCTGGGTGGGCGAGACGGCGGCACGGCCGACCACCAATAGCCAGACGCTGGCCGAGCTGAGCTACCCGACCATGGAACTCTATGCCATGCCGGCGGCCACGTCGGCGTTCCTCGACGATGCGGCCGTGGATGTCGGCCAGTGGATTGCCGACGAGGTCAACGCAGCCTTTGCGGCGCAGGAAACCACCGCCTTCGTCACCGGCGATGGCGTCAACAAGCCCAAGGGCTTCCTGACGGCAACGGCGGTGGCGGAGACGAGCTGGAGCTGGGGCAATCTGGGCTATATCCCCACTGGCGTAGCCGGCGCGCTGCCGGCCAGCAATGCCAGCGACGTGCTGATCGATCTGGTCTATGCGCTCAAGGCCGGCTATCGCCAGAACGCCAGCTGGGTGATGAACCGCAAGGTGCAGGGCGCACTGCGCAAGCTCAAGGATGCCGACGGCAATTACCTGTGGCAGCCGGCAGCGACCGCTGATGGCAAGGCGCGCCTGATGGGGTTCGAGCTGGTCGAGGCCGAGGATATGCCCAATATCGGGGCGAACTCGCTGTCGATTGCGTTCGGCGACTTCCGCCGGGGCTATCTGATTGTGGATCGCCAGGGCGTGAGCGTGCTGCGCGATCCGTTCAGCAGCAAGCCGTATGTGCTGTTCTACACGACCAAGCGTGTTGGTGGCGGCATTGCGGATTTTGACGCGATCAAGCTGCTGAAATTCGCCGTCTCGTAG
- a CDS encoding head-tail connector protein: MTSYLLAGPAEEPVSLVEAKAFLKVDDTAEDGLITTLIGAARLHIEGVTGRALLAQSWRVVLDDWPASRTVKLPVTPFIEVTEITAFDAAGGAHLVPLAQFMSEPDRLLLPADVAGMPALRERQGIEIDYVAGFGTEPGDVPRDIRQALLVLVAYWFEHRDAVIVAGSGTVVPSGFERLVAAHKRVRL, encoded by the coding sequence ATGACTTCCTACCTTCTCGCGGGGCCCGCGGAGGAGCCGGTTTCGCTTGTCGAGGCCAAGGCGTTTCTGAAGGTCGATGACACGGCTGAAGACGGATTGATCACGACGCTGATCGGGGCGGCGCGGCTGCATATCGAGGGTGTGACGGGCAGGGCGCTGCTGGCGCAGAGCTGGCGCGTGGTGCTCGATGACTGGCCGGCGAGCCGGACAGTCAAGCTGCCGGTAACGCCGTTCATTGAAGTGACCGAGATCACCGCGTTCGACGCGGCGGGCGGGGCGCATCTGGTGCCGCTGGCGCAGTTCATGAGCGAGCCGGACCGGCTGCTGCTGCCGGCCGATGTGGCGGGCATGCCCGCATTACGCGAGCGGCAGGGGATCGAGATCGACTATGTCGCGGGGTTCGGCACCGAGCCAGGCGATGTTCCCCGCGATATCCGCCAGGCGCTGCTGGTGCTCGTCGCCTATTGGTTCGAACATCGCGATGCGGTGATCGTGGCCGGTTCGGGCACTGTAGTGCCATCGGGCTTCGAGCGGCTGGTGGCCGCGCATAAGCGGGTGCGGCTGTGA
- a CDS encoding phage head closure protein: MSERVPPIGTLTDRVQLKRREMTGEDEGGHATLFVPVTSIWARVRSLSGRQGTSADGRAVEITHSVVLRFRTDVKPGDRMVYRGRTLDVVSAADLNGRRAYLSCTCSETSFTG, translated from the coding sequence GTGAGCGAGCGGGTGCCGCCGATCGGCACATTGACGGATCGGGTGCAGCTCAAGCGGCGCGAGATGACCGGCGAGGACGAAGGCGGGCACGCCACGTTGTTCGTTCCGGTGACCAGCATCTGGGCCCGCGTGCGCAGCCTGAGCGGACGGCAGGGCACCAGCGCCGACGGGCGCGCGGTCGAGATTACGCATTCGGTCGTGCTGCGGTTTCGCACCGATGTAAAGCCAGGGGACCGAATGGTCTATCGCGGGCGGACACTCGATGTGGTGAGCGCTGCCGACCTCAATGGGCGGCGGGCTTATCTGAGCTGCACCTGCAGCGAAACCAGTTTTACGGGGTAG